One part of the Marinihelvus fidelis genome encodes these proteins:
- the devC gene encoding ABC transporter permease DevC: MNAPLGWTQLRHRPLRLLVALAGIGFAVLLIMMQLGFRAALFDSAVRIHERLEYDIALFSPDSVFIVRPQTFSIRRLYQALGDVEVADVTPVHIFPAVYKNPWTGQRRSINTLGFDTNGAWLNTPGIDAVQPLLTRQDAVAIDLSSRPEFAPPDRTLAEALAESGTLTTEVNDREIDIVGGFRMGTSFGIDGSLVTSVENWLRLFPDRGREDIQLGLLKLAPGADADVTRDRLREALPKDVLVMTRADFIARETAYWNSATPIGYIFAFGAIMGLLVGAIIVYQILFADVSEHLPEYGTLRAIGYSSSFVSGIVLQQAGILAVLGFVPGIAAAAWLYGKAAAATSLPLVVTPERAGLVFAMTLGMCAFSAWLAVRRVRRLDPADVF, encoded by the coding sequence ATGAACGCCCCGCTCGGCTGGACCCAGTTGCGCCACCGGCCATTACGCCTGTTGGTCGCGTTGGCGGGGATCGGCTTTGCCGTGTTACTGATCATGATGCAGCTGGGCTTCCGTGCTGCCTTGTTTGACAGCGCCGTTCGTATCCATGAACGGCTCGAATACGACATCGCGCTGTTCTCGCCGGACAGCGTGTTCATCGTGCGCCCGCAGACGTTTTCCATTCGCCGGCTTTACCAGGCCCTGGGCGACGTCGAAGTCGCCGATGTCACACCCGTCCATATCTTTCCGGCGGTCTACAAGAACCCCTGGACCGGCCAGCGCCGCAGTATCAACACGCTCGGGTTCGATACCAACGGCGCCTGGCTGAATACGCCCGGCATCGATGCCGTGCAACCCCTGCTGACCCGCCAGGACGCCGTCGCCATCGACCTGAGCTCGCGGCCTGAGTTCGCACCGCCGGACAGGACGCTGGCCGAGGCACTGGCCGAGTCGGGCACGCTGACCACCGAGGTCAATGACCGCGAAATCGACATCGTCGGCGGTTTCCGGATGGGTACGTCGTTTGGTATCGACGGCAGCCTGGTGACCAGCGTTGAGAACTGGTTGCGGCTGTTTCCCGATCGCGGCCGTGAAGATATCCAGCTGGGGTTGCTGAAGCTCGCACCCGGGGCAGATGCTGACGTGACTCGCGACCGGCTGCGCGAGGCACTGCCGAAAGATGTCCTGGTGATGACCCGGGCCGACTTTATCGCCCGGGAAACGGCGTACTGGAACTCGGCCACGCCGATCGGCTACATCTTTGCTTTCGGCGCCATCATGGGGCTGCTGGTCGGTGCCATCATCGTCTACCAGATCCTGTTTGCCGATGTCAGCGAGCACCTGCCTGAATACGGCACGCTGCGCGCCATCGGCTATTCATCCAGTTTTGTCTCCGGCATTGTCCTGCAGCAGGCCGGCATTCTTGCGGTGCTGGGCTTTGTCCCGGGCATTGCCGCGGCAGCGTGGCTGTATGGCAAGGCCGCTGCGGCCACCAGCCTGCCGCTGGTGGTAACGCCGGAACGTGCCGGACTGGTATTTGCCATGACGCTCGGCATGTGTGCCTTCTCCGCCTGGCTGGCGGTGCGCCGGGTGCGCCGTCTTGACCCTGCTGACGTGTTCTGA
- a CDS encoding DUF1801 domain-containing protein — protein MVQSKAATPEQYLEELPDERRSIMRRLHEAITANLRGGFVSVMNYGMPGYVVPHSIYPDGYHCNPKLPLPYMSLASQKQYISVYHMGLYAESGALDWFLSEYADRVGGKPDMGKCCIRFRKADQVPVALVGELAGRFTTADWIAAYERTIRR, from the coding sequence ATGGTCCAGTCCAAAGCCGCCACACCCGAGCAGTACCTGGAAGAATTGCCGGATGAGCGCCGCAGCATCATGCGCCGCCTGCACGAGGCCATCACCGCCAACCTGCGCGGCGGCTTTGTATCCGTGATGAATTACGGCATGCCTGGCTACGTGGTACCCCACTCGATTTATCCCGACGGCTATCACTGCAACCCAAAACTGCCCCTGCCCTACATGAGCCTGGCCTCGCAAAAGCAGTACATCAGTGTTTACCACATGGGTTTGTACGCCGAATCCGGCGCCCTGGACTGGTTCCTGTCCGAGTACGCCGACCGCGTGGGCGGCAAGCCCGACATGGGCAAATGCTGTATCAGGTTTCGCAAGGCCGACCAGGTGCCCGTGGCGCTCGTTGGTGAACTGGCGGGTCGCTTTACCACGGCCGACTGGATTGCGGCGTACGAGCGAACAATCCGCCGTTAA
- a CDS encoding ATP-binding cassette domain-containing protein encodes MTLLTCSDDADSMPHPPVNIEALGHAYGRGELRKQVLEDISLEIPEGEIVIVTGPSGSGKTTLLTLVGALRSAQQGSLKVLGEELRDARPATLERVRRRIGFIFQQHNLLAALTAVQNVELGARVSGTRSAGERTKAARAMLEQVGMAAHLHHRPDALSGGQRQRVAIARALVGRPAMLLADEPTASLDSHSGREVVDLMQQLAREEGTTILLVTHDNRILDIADRIVHLEDGRLQTYTESVIAENRRMMDTLAHNMNRRDMDAVIEGLDERGFRNLLENITAESQQFIDATARAGDRAYASLLRRGLFAFTRKLAAMLNADRASLFLVEGDLLRLVVADNLDQLGTVTVPVGKGIVGAVAASGNAIRVADAYEDQRFNREIDRQTGYRTRSILSLPVRDHEGNVFAVAQLLNRRDGAPFDANDEDRFSEFMASIGVIFESFKLLSDTTGTTEGFRS; translated from the coding sequence TTGACCCTGCTGACGTGTTCTGACGACGCCGATTCGATGCCCCACCCACCCGTAAACATCGAAGCGCTGGGCCATGCCTATGGCAGGGGCGAACTGCGCAAACAGGTTCTTGAAGACATCAGCCTGGAAATCCCCGAAGGTGAAATCGTCATCGTCACCGGGCCGTCCGGGTCGGGCAAAACCACGCTGCTGACCCTGGTTGGCGCGCTGCGCTCGGCGCAACAGGGCAGCCTGAAGGTGCTGGGCGAAGAGTTGCGCGATGCCCGGCCGGCGACGCTGGAACGGGTACGCCGCCGCATCGGCTTCATTTTCCAGCAGCACAACCTGCTGGCGGCCCTGACCGCGGTGCAGAACGTCGAGCTGGGGGCGCGGGTGAGCGGTACACGTTCTGCCGGTGAGCGCACCAAGGCCGCCCGGGCCATGCTCGAACAGGTCGGTATGGCGGCGCACCTTCACCACCGCCCCGACGCCCTGTCCGGCGGCCAGCGCCAGCGCGTCGCCATTGCCCGGGCGCTGGTCGGGCGCCCCGCCATGTTGCTGGCCGACGAGCCGACCGCCTCGCTCGACAGCCATTCAGGACGCGAGGTTGTCGACCTGATGCAACAGCTGGCGCGCGAGGAAGGCACCACTATTTTGCTGGTGACCCACGACAACCGGATTCTGGATATCGCCGACCGCATCGTCCACCTGGAAGACGGCCGGTTACAGACCTATACCGAGTCGGTGATCGCCGAGAACCGGCGAATGATGGATACCCTGGCGCACAACATGAACCGGCGTGACATGGATGCGGTCATTGAAGGGCTCGATGAGCGCGGCTTCCGGAATCTGCTGGAAAACATCACCGCCGAATCGCAGCAGTTTATCGACGCCACTGCCCGGGCCGGTGACCGCGCCTATGCCAGCCTGTTACGGCGCGGCCTGTTTGCCTTCACCCGCAAGCTCGCCGCCATGCTCAACGCCGATCGCGCGTCACTGTTCCTGGTCGAAGGCGACCTCCTGCGCCTGGTAGTGGCCGACAACCTGGACCAGCTGGGCACGGTCACCGTGCCGGTCGGCAAGGGTATCGTCGGCGCGGTGGCGGCGTCCGGTAATGCCATTCGCGTGGCCGATGCGTACGAAGATCAGCGTTTTAACCGCGAGATTGACCGCCAGACCGGCTACCGCACCCGCTCCATTCTCAGCCTGCCGGTCCGTGACCATGAAGGCAACGTATTTGCGGTCGCGCAACTGCTCAACCGCCGCGACGGCGCACCCTTTGACGCGAACGACGAAGATCGCTTCAGCGAGTTCATGGCCTCTATCGGCGTCATCTTCGAGTCGTTTAAACTGCTCAGCGACACGACCGGCACCACGGAAGGATTCCGATCATGA
- a CDS encoding cyclic nucleotide-binding and patatin-like phospholipase domain-containing protein yields MSQIDRRVREIIEGYFGPNVDDAVYAALKPWDLKGGDWLFHKGDTGDALYFLVRGRLQAYAGESADDSTRFIGEVRPGQSVGEAGLLTGQPRSAGIRASRDSLLIRLEKADFERLAGEHPGMVMKLAAHVARLMQQNLAGQQQRGGGFSTVTLLTIHDSRRARNAAEQLARRLADENGALWLRTDRLDELGAPTGASVEPMELPERLKQWLADQENEHPLVVYQCGPGDSAWTRFAVRQADIVMAVADTAEASELAPIEDRLAQAGVNAPAAQALALVRPAGTDIGGTASWIGNRPVDFHLHLGEDGDADLARITRVLSGRAVGLVLGAGAVRGLSELGVYKAMVEAGVPVDWVGGSSIGSIVGAAIAHGWDPDKAIDVAREAFVKGRPFSDYTLPLVSLIRGKRMTRLLESLVDADIEDLPLPYFCVSSKLDRGEVHVHRRGSLVSAIRASAALPGVLPPAVVDSELVVDGAVLNNLPVDVMERFPVGTIIAIDVSSRHVRQVDYGETPSSWAILRSRLLPFTRRQRVPGLATLIMRSTEIGTLLQSRAHGERADLLINPPVRQFGLTDVSAYDQVVEAGYQHAREIFANWTQP; encoded by the coding sequence ATGAGTCAGATTGACCGACGGGTCAGGGAAATCATCGAGGGCTATTTCGGCCCGAATGTAGACGACGCCGTCTATGCCGCGCTCAAGCCCTGGGACCTGAAAGGCGGTGATTGGCTCTTCCACAAGGGTGACACCGGCGACGCACTGTATTTCCTTGTCCGGGGCAGGCTTCAGGCCTATGCCGGGGAGTCAGCGGACGACTCCACGCGGTTCATTGGTGAGGTCCGGCCCGGCCAAAGCGTTGGCGAGGCCGGCCTGCTCACCGGACAACCACGCAGCGCCGGTATCCGCGCCAGCCGTGACAGCCTGCTGATCCGCCTGGAAAAAGCCGATTTCGAGCGCCTGGCGGGTGAACACCCGGGCATGGTCATGAAACTGGCCGCCCACGTCGCCCGCCTGATGCAACAGAACCTGGCCGGCCAGCAACAGCGCGGTGGTGGCTTCAGCACCGTCACCCTGCTGACGATCCATGACAGCCGTCGCGCCCGGAATGCTGCCGAACAACTGGCCCGCCGCCTGGCTGACGAGAACGGCGCGTTATGGCTGCGTACTGACCGCCTGGACGAGTTGGGTGCGCCCACCGGGGCATCGGTCGAACCCATGGAGTTGCCGGAGCGCCTGAAGCAATGGCTGGCTGACCAGGAGAACGAACACCCGCTGGTGGTCTACCAGTGCGGCCCCGGCGACAGCGCCTGGACCCGGTTCGCGGTCCGCCAGGCGGACATCGTCATGGCGGTGGCGGATACAGCAGAAGCGAGCGAACTTGCACCGATCGAAGACCGGCTCGCACAGGCCGGTGTTAATGCGCCAGCCGCACAGGCGCTGGCGCTGGTGCGCCCCGCAGGTACCGACATTGGCGGCACCGCCAGCTGGATCGGGAACCGGCCGGTCGATTTCCACCTGCACCTGGGCGAAGACGGCGACGCCGACCTGGCACGAATCACCCGTGTACTTTCCGGCCGCGCGGTGGGGCTGGTACTCGGTGCCGGTGCCGTGCGTGGATTGTCCGAACTGGGCGTTTACAAGGCGATGGTTGAGGCCGGTGTGCCGGTCGACTGGGTTGGGGGCAGCAGCATCGGCTCCATCGTCGGCGCCGCCATTGCCCATGGCTGGGATCCGGACAAGGCGATCGACGTGGCCCGCGAGGCCTTCGTCAAGGGCCGTCCGTTTTCCGACTACACGCTGCCGCTGGTGTCACTGATCCGCGGCAAGCGCATGACCCGGCTGCTGGAATCCCTGGTCGATGCGGATATCGAAGACCTGCCGCTGCCCTACTTCTGTGTGTCCAGCAAACTCGACCGGGGCGAGGTCCACGTCCACCGTCGCGGCTCCCTGGTCAGCGCCATCCGCGCCAGCGCCGCGCTGCCCGGTGTGTTGCCGCCGGCCGTCGTGGACTCGGAGCTGGTGGTCGACGGCGCCGTGCTGAACAATCTGCCGGTGGATGTCATGGAGCGATTTCCCGTGGGTACGATCATCGCGATCGATGTGTCTTCACGGCATGTCCGCCAGGTGGATTACGGCGAGACCCCATCGTCCTGGGCCATCCTGCGCAGCCGCTTGCTGCCTTTCACCCGTCGCCAGCGCGTGCCGGGACTGGCGACGCTGATCATGCGTTCCACCGAAATCGGCACGTTGCTGCAATCCAGGGCCCACGGCGAACGCGCCGACCTGCTGATCAACCCGCCGGTGCGCCAGTTCGGCCTGACCGATGTCAGCGCCTACGACCAGGTGGTCGAGGCGGGCTACCAGCACGCGCGCGAAATCTTTGCTAACTGGACACAGCCATGA
- a CDS encoding sulfatase family protein, with amino-acid sequence MKFHDLPRLFQVALCLAGLFIVTAEASAAPRNVIFILTDDQRYDEMGFLNPILQTPHIDAMAAEGVHFRNAFVTTSLCSPSRASILTGQYMHNHGVVDNNSGVSSGARFFPEYLQEQGYQTAFFGKWHMGEAGSSHGELDRPQPGFDHWLSFAGQGHYYPVKRNGKVNTFNINGERVPQTGYITDELTDYTIDWLQRLRDDDKPFFVYLSHKAVHADFKPPRRYENLYAEAEIPVPASQADTEENYRGKPMWVKNQRNSWHGVDFPYHSTLDVQEYKRQYHRALTAVDDSIGRIQDWLEGNDLADDTIVILMGDNGFMFGEHGLIDKRNAYEESMRVPMLMRYPGIDEPGRTVDRIVAGIDIGPTVLDIAGVDTMPPQFEGASMLPLAQGKSLPDWRDDLLYEYYWEFNYPMTPTTFALRTERFKLIQYHGVWDIEELYDLENDPREMNNLIEDPQFLDVRVRMREELFKRLANNDRAHVIPYTEKWGPGAHSRNREGSPAAPFPPDWLKTPEDDGLRDFMVPDRKRLQQRKAKEKQPPDQ; translated from the coding sequence TTGAAGTTCCACGACCTGCCCCGCCTGTTCCAGGTTGCCTTGTGCCTGGCCGGGCTGTTTATCGTTACGGCAGAGGCAAGCGCGGCACCGCGCAATGTCATTTTCATCCTGACCGACGACCAGCGCTACGATGAAATGGGGTTCCTGAACCCCATCCTGCAGACGCCGCACATCGACGCCATGGCGGCCGAGGGCGTGCATTTTCGCAATGCCTTCGTGACCACGTCACTTTGCTCGCCGAGCCGCGCATCGATCCTCACCGGGCAGTACATGCATAACCACGGCGTGGTAGATAACAACTCCGGTGTCAGCTCAGGCGCGCGCTTTTTCCCGGAATACCTGCAAGAGCAGGGGTACCAGACCGCGTTTTTCGGCAAGTGGCACATGGGCGAGGCCGGTTCGTCGCATGGCGAGCTCGATCGCCCCCAGCCGGGTTTCGATCACTGGCTGAGCTTTGCAGGGCAGGGGCACTACTACCCGGTAAAGCGCAACGGCAAGGTCAATACCTTCAATATCAACGGCGAGCGCGTACCGCAGACCGGCTACATCACCGACGAGCTGACGGACTACACCATCGACTGGCTGCAGCGCCTGCGTGATGACGACAAGCCGTTTTTCGTCTACCTGTCGCACAAGGCGGTACATGCTGACTTCAAGCCGCCCAGGCGCTACGAGAACCTCTACGCCGAAGCCGAGATCCCGGTGCCGGCCAGCCAGGCGGATACCGAAGAGAACTATCGCGGCAAGCCAATGTGGGTGAAGAACCAGCGCAATAGCTGGCATGGCGTCGATTTTCCCTATCACAGCACCCTGGATGTGCAGGAGTACAAGCGCCAGTACCACCGCGCGCTGACCGCCGTCGACGACAGCATTGGCCGCATCCAGGACTGGCTGGAAGGCAACGATCTTGCCGACGACACCATCGTCATCCTGATGGGCGACAACGGCTTCATGTTCGGTGAGCACGGCCTGATCGACAAGCGCAATGCCTACGAGGAGTCGATGCGTGTACCGATGCTGATGCGTTACCCGGGCATCGATGAGCCGGGCCGCACCGTGGACAGGATCGTCGCCGGTATCGATATCGGACCGACCGTTCTGGACATCGCCGGTGTGGACACCATGCCGCCGCAGTTCGAGGGCGCCAGCATGCTGCCGCTGGCGCAGGGCAAGAGCCTGCCGGACTGGCGCGACGACCTGCTCTACGAGTATTACTGGGAGTTCAATTACCCGATGACGCCGACGACGTTCGCGCTGCGAACGGAGCGCTTCAAGCTGATCCAGTACCACGGCGTCTGGGACATCGAAGAACTCTATGACCTGGAGAACGACCCCCGGGAAATGAACAACCTGATCGAGGATCCGCAGTTCCTGGATGTCCGCGTGCGAATGCGCGAGGAGTTGTTCAAGCGCCTGGCCAACAATGACCGTGCACACGTGATCCCTTACACCGAGAAGTGGGGCCCCGGCGCACACTCGCGCAATCGTGAAGGCTCTCCGGCCGCGCCATTTCCACCGGACTGGCTGAAGACCCCGGAGGATGACGGGCTACGTGACTTCATGGTGCCTGATCGCAAGCGCCTGCAGCAGCGCAAAGCAAAAGAAAAGCAGCCCCCGGATCAGTAG
- the gnd gene encoding phosphogluconate dehydrogenase (NAD(+)-dependent, decarboxylating) yields MTRRARRPTRCIPCMSHLPTWSHRWSTGWWSTTPGRQSNAMRIGMIGLGRMGGSMAQRLINAGHEVVAYDVNDEAVAALSANGADGASSIAELVDALPPPRHVWMMVPVAFVDGLVEQLAPLLDDDDVLIDGGNSHYPDDIRRAATLSELGIHYVDCGVSGGVWGAERGYCLMIGGKKAVVKRLQPVFEALAPGADSAPRTPGRKGEPTPEEQGWLHCGPTGAGHFVKMVHNGIEYGLMAAYAEGLNLLAHGGIGHEGRERDAETTPLDQPEHFQFDFEIDKVTELWRRGSVVGSWLLDLTAQSLHADPALSKFAGRVSDSGEGRWTVQAAIEAGVPLHVISAAVFDRFSSRDEGEYAGKVLSAMRHAFGGHAEKPE; encoded by the coding sequence ATGACGAGGCGGGCCAGGCGGCCTACCAGGTGCATCCCCTGCATGTCGCATTTGCCGACATGGTCACACCGATGGTCGACCGGGTGGTGGTCTACGACGCCCGGGCGGCAAAGTAACGCCATGCGCATCGGCATGATCGGGCTGGGCCGCATGGGCGGCAGCATGGCGCAGCGGCTGATTAACGCCGGCCATGAAGTGGTGGCCTACGACGTGAATGATGAAGCCGTCGCCGCGCTGTCCGCCAACGGTGCCGATGGCGCCAGTTCGATTGCCGAACTGGTCGATGCCCTGCCGCCACCGCGCCATGTGTGGATGATGGTGCCGGTCGCGTTCGTCGACGGCCTGGTCGAACAGCTGGCCCCCTTACTCGACGATGATGATGTGCTCATTGACGGCGGCAACAGCCACTATCCGGATGATATCCGGCGCGCGGCCACGCTTTCGGAGCTCGGCATCCACTACGTCGACTGTGGCGTCAGCGGTGGCGTCTGGGGTGCGGAACGCGGGTACTGCCTGATGATTGGCGGCAAAAAAGCGGTGGTGAAGCGGTTGCAGCCGGTCTTCGAGGCGCTTGCGCCCGGAGCAGATTCGGCGCCGAGAACCCCGGGTCGAAAAGGGGAGCCGACACCAGAGGAACAGGGTTGGCTGCACTGCGGCCCGACCGGTGCCGGGCACTTCGTGAAAATGGTTCATAACGGTATTGAGTACGGCCTGATGGCCGCCTACGCTGAAGGCCTGAACCTGCTCGCCCACGGTGGTATTGGCCACGAAGGCCGGGAGCGCGATGCGGAAACCACGCCGCTGGACCAACCGGAACATTTCCAGTTTGATTTTGAAATCGACAAGGTCACGGAGCTGTGGCGCCGCGGCAGCGTGGTCGGTTCGTGGCTGCTGGACCTGACGGCGCAGTCATTGCACGCCGACCCGGCGCTGTCGAAGTTCGCCGGCCGGGTATCGGATTCCGGCGAAGGCCGCTGGACGGTGCAGGCAGCCATCGAGGCCGGCGTGCCGCTGCACGTGATCAGTGCCGCCGTTTTCGACCGGTTTTCATCACGCGATGAAGGCGAGTATGCCGGCAAGGTGCTGTCGGCCATGCGCCATGCTTTCGGCGGCCACGCCGAGAAACCGGAGTGA
- a CDS encoding efflux RND transporter periplasmic adaptor subunit, with the protein MGNLLMYPSSPAGRKLAAFACLLSMSSAFAESPVAALGRLEPQGGIVRIAAPSTPLSLAGSVLSSLEVAEGDMVEKGQLLAVTDAEPALQTAVNTARAELDLQVRAAEAAESRADEACIKADVVGREAGRREQLLGKQLASQEEVEQSRGQATALAATCQAVRADARVAAAAIETARARLAQREAEWRRAYVYAPFAGRVLHISAEPGEYVGTEGILELGRVGQMLAIAEVHETDIGRVAVDMPARVESAALPGPLTGRVTFIRPKVMKQDEIGTDPAARKDARIIEVGIALDDSTAAAALTNLQVEVLINGE; encoded by the coding sequence ATGGGCAATCTTCTGATGTACCCGTCTTCTCCGGCCGGGCGCAAACTGGCTGCGTTCGCCTGCCTGCTATCCATGTCCAGCGCCTTCGCTGAATCGCCAGTGGCCGCACTGGGGCGGCTGGAACCGCAGGGTGGCATTGTCCGCATTGCGGCGCCTTCCACGCCGCTGTCACTGGCCGGCTCGGTGCTCTCCAGCCTTGAAGTGGCCGAGGGCGACATGGTCGAGAAAGGCCAGTTGCTGGCTGTCACCGATGCGGAGCCTGCTTTGCAAACTGCGGTGAACACCGCCCGGGCCGAACTGGACCTGCAGGTGCGCGCTGCCGAGGCCGCGGAAAGCCGTGCCGACGAGGCCTGTATCAAGGCTGACGTGGTCGGCCGTGAAGCCGGTCGCCGCGAGCAGTTGCTGGGCAAGCAATTGGCGTCCCAGGAGGAAGTCGAGCAATCACGCGGTCAGGCGACGGCGCTGGCGGCCACCTGCCAGGCGGTCCGTGCCGATGCCCGGGTCGCTGCGGCGGCCATCGAGACCGCACGCGCGCGGCTGGCCCAGCGCGAAGCCGAATGGCGTCGGGCATACGTTTACGCGCCTTTCGCTGGCCGGGTACTGCACATCAGTGCCGAACCCGGCGAGTATGTCGGCACCGAGGGCATCCTTGAACTTGGCCGGGTCGGGCAGATGCTGGCCATCGCCGAAGTACACGAGACCGACATCGGCCGGGTCGCCGTCGACATGCCCGCCCGTGTCGAAAGCGCCGCATTACCCGGGCCACTCACCGGGCGCGTGACGTTTATCCGTCCCAAGGTCATGAAGCAGGATGAGATCGGCACCGACCCCGCGGCGCGCAAGGACGCGCGAATTATCGAGGTTGGCATTGCCCTGGACGATTCCACTGCGGCCGCGGCCCTGACCAATCTCCAGGTCGAAGTGCTGATCAACGGCGAATGA
- a CDS encoding secondary thiamine-phosphate synthase enzyme YjbQ, which yields MATRVTVEVRGQGLQDITDAVRAEVRDAGIDDGVCHLFIQHTSASLLVQENYDPSARHDLEQWLNRLVPENDPIYTHTAEGPDDMPAHIKASLTATSLSIPVMGGKLALGTWQGIYLWEHRHHQGRRNVICHLSP from the coding sequence TTGGCGACACGCGTTACCGTCGAAGTCAGGGGCCAGGGGCTTCAGGACATTACCGATGCCGTACGCGCTGAGGTGCGCGATGCCGGCATTGATGACGGCGTCTGCCACCTGTTCATCCAGCACACCTCGGCCAGCCTGCTGGTGCAGGAAAACTACGATCCCAGCGCCCGCCACGACCTGGAACAGTGGCTGAACCGCCTGGTACCCGAGAACGATCCGATTTACACCCACACCGCGGAAGGCCCCGATGACATGCCGGCGCATATCAAGGCATCACTGACCGCCACATCACTGTCGATTCCGGTCATGGGCGGCAAACTGGCGCTGGGCACCTGGCAGGGTATCTACCTGTGGGAGCACCGGCACCATCAAGGCCGGCGCAACGTGATCTGTCACCTGTCGCCGTGA
- a CDS encoding Dabb family protein, with translation MSGAGRRQFLAGTAAAAGVAMTGSGSAQAATVADYPLVHHVFFWLKNPDSAEDLEKLLEGIKGLGEIPTVRAVHVGVPASTEARGVVDHSWSASEILYFDDEAGQAAYQVHPLHVAFADMVTPMVDRVVVYDARAAK, from the coding sequence ATGAGCGGCGCCGGAAGGCGGCAGTTCCTGGCCGGCACCGCGGCGGCGGCTGGTGTTGCCATGACCGGTAGTGGATCCGCGCAGGCGGCCACCGTGGCGGACTATCCCCTGGTCCACCACGTATTCTTCTGGTTAAAGAACCCGGATTCTGCCGAAGACCTCGAGAAACTGCTTGAAGGCATCAAGGGCCTGGGTGAAATTCCCACCGTCCGCGCGGTGCACGTCGGCGTGCCGGCCAGTACCGAAGCCCGGGGCGTGGTCGACCACAGCTGGTCGGCATCGGAGATTCTCTATTTCGATGACGAGGCGGGCCAGGCGGCCTACCAGGTGCATCCCCTGCATGTCGCATTTGCCGACATGGTCACACCGATGGTCGACCGGGTGGTGGTCTACGACGCCCGGGCGGCAAAGTAA
- a CDS encoding VOC family protein: MIKQLFTVFVALSLAACATTEDVFENTPLSDAPLHGKFVWHDLVTDDIDAAKAFYGSLFGWSFRDTQRPEGGPYTLVVGAGGRILGGMIEVEDPGNGVDYSRWLGYISVPDVDASAAAVTRLGGAMVVAPREVGSFARAAVARDAQGAVVGFLDSHVGDPQDPPTQHVGDVTWNELLAANDVSASAFYLEAAGYEVTTTWRNGGEYHTLNRGGVARAGIQDRPNDQVSPLWLTHFAVVDPASAASKAASLGGNVVMAPSAKVRDGNLAIITDPTGAVLALGPLDK, from the coding sequence ATGATTAAACAGCTGTTTACCGTTTTCGTTGCGCTGTCCCTGGCGGCCTGCGCAACGACCGAAGATGTCTTTGAGAACACGCCATTAAGCGATGCCCCCCTGCACGGGAAGTTTGTTTGGCATGACCTGGTGACCGACGACATCGACGCGGCCAAAGCATTCTATGGCAGCCTGTTCGGCTGGTCCTTCCGCGACACCCAGCGCCCTGAAGGTGGGCCGTACACACTGGTCGTCGGCGCCGGCGGGCGGATCCTGGGCGGCATGATCGAAGTTGAAGACCCCGGCAACGGTGTCGACTACTCCCGCTGGCTGGGCTACATCTCCGTGCCCGATGTCGATGCGTCGGCAGCGGCTGTGACCCGGCTGGGCGGCGCCATGGTGGTTGCCCCCCGCGAAGTCGGCAGCTTCGCGCGTGCCGCCGTGGCCCGTGATGCCCAGGGCGCAGTGGTCGGGTTTCTCGACAGCCATGTCGGCGACCCGCAGGATCCGCCGACCCAACATGTGGGCGACGTCACCTGGAATGAGCTGCTGGCTGCCAACGATGTATCTGCGTCGGCGTTCTATCTGGAAGCGGCGGGTTATGAAGTCACGACCACGTGGCGCAATGGCGGTGAGTACCACACCCTGAACCGGGGCGGCGTGGCCCGCGCCGGTATCCAGGACCGCCCCAATGACCAGGTTTCACCGCTCTGGCTGACCCATTTTGCTGTTGTCGACCCGGCGTCTGCAGCCAGCAAGGCGGCGTCGCTGGGCGGCAACGTTGTGATGGCGCCTTCCGCCAAAGTGCGTGACGGCAACCTGGCGATCATCACCGACCCGACCGGTGCCGTACTGGCGCTGGGCCCGCTGGACAAATGA